One Aegilops tauschii subsp. strangulata cultivar AL8/78 chromosome 7, Aet v6.0, whole genome shotgun sequence genomic window carries:
- the LOC109773164 gene encoding uncharacterized protein yields MEATGRGVFPNKPTLPSGPKKRAPPSQQTLLPAAPPPQAPSSLPLDSFLLHLTAAPAPAPAPVPRRSHQQPPHHQHHHPTPTPASSFLSPAAQALVLELSATPLPALPAFLAARRDDLLRAADLPSLLKALELSGHWEWALALLRWARSEGAAEGAAPLEMVVRALGREGRHDAVCALLDEMPLPPGARLDVRAYTTVLHALSREGRYERALRLFDELRREGVAPTRVTYNVVLDVYGRMGRSWPRVVALLDEMRAAGVEPDGFTASTVIAAAGRDGLVDEAVAFFEDLKARGHAPCVVTYNALLQVFGKAGNYTEALRVIKEMEDAGCKPDAVTYNELAGSYARAGFYQEAAKCLDTMIGKGLLPNTFTYNTIMTAYGNAGKVDEALALFDRMKKNGFVPYTNTYNLVLGMLGKKSRFAAMLEMLGEMSRSGCTPNRVTWNTLLAVCGKRGMESYVTRVLEGMKSCRVELCRDTYNTLICAYGRCGSRANAFKMYDEMTAAGFAPCLTTYNALLNVLSRQGDWTAARSIVSKMKSEGFKPNDMSYSLLLQCHAKGGNAAGIEAIEKEVYQGTIFPSWVILRTLVIANFKCRRLDGIERAFQEVKARGHKPDLVILNSMLSIYAKNGMYSKAMEMYESIEQSGLSPDLITYNSLMDMYAKSNEPWEAEKILKRLRSSQSQQQQQLKPDVVSYNTVINGFCKEGLIKEAQRVLSEMIADGVAPCVITYHTLVGGYASREMFAEAREVVGYMIQRKLRPMELTYKRVVDSYCRAKRYEEAREFLAVVEETDPKSDQKLLGALAARVESAQFGEMRR; encoded by the coding sequence ATGGAGGCCACCGGCCGCGGGGTGTTCCCGAACAAGCCCACCCTCCCGTCCGGCCCCAAGAAGCGGGCGCCCCCGTCCCAGCAGACGCTGCTCccggccgccccgccgccgcaggCCCCCTCCTCGCTCCCGCTCGACTCCTTCCTCCTCCACCTCACCGCCGCGCCGGCCCCGGCCCCGGCCCCCGTCCCGCGCCGGAGCCACCAGCAGCCGCCGCACCACCAACACCACCACCCCACCCCGACCCCGGCGAGCTCCTTCCTCTCCCCGGCCGCGCAGGCGCTGGTGCTCGAGCTCTCCGCCACGCCGCTCCCGGCCCTCCCGGCcttcctcgccgcccgccgcgaCGACCTCCTGCGGGCCGCCGACCTGCCGTCCCTCCTCAAGGCGCTCGAGCTCTCCGGCCACTGGGAGTGGGCGCTGGCGCTCCTCCGCTGGGCGCGCTCCGAGGGGGCCGCCGAGGGCGCCGCGCCGCTCGAGATGGTCGTGCGGGccctcggccgcgagggccgcCACGACGCCGTCTGCGcgctgctcgacgaaatgccgcTGCCGCCCGGCGCCCGGCTCGACGTCCGCGCCTACACCACCGTGCTCCACGCGCTCTCCCGCGAGGGCCGCTACGAGCGCGCGCTCCGGCTCTTCGACGAGCTCCGGCGCGAGGGCGTGGCGCCCACGCGCGTCACCTACAACGTCGTGCTCGACGTCTACGGACGCATGGGCCGCTCCTGGCCGCGCGTCGTCGCGCTGCTGGACGAGATGAGGGCCGCGGGGGTGGAGCCCGACGGGTTCACCGCCAGCACCGTCATCGCCGCCGCGGGCCGGGACGGCCTCGTCGACGAGGCCGTCGCCTTCTTCGAGGACCTCAAGGCCCGCGGCCACGCCCCGTGCGTCGTCACCTACAATGCCCTCCTGCAGGTGTTTGGCAAGGCCGGGAACTACACGGAGGCTCTGCGGGTGATCAAGGAGATGGAGGACGCTGGCTGCAAGCCTGATGCCGTCACATACAATGAGCTCGCTGGGTCGTATGCCAGGGCTGGGTTCTACCAGGAGGCCGCCAAATGCCTCGACACGATGATTGGCAAGGGGTTGCTGCCCAACACATTCACCTACAACACCATCATGACGGCGTACGGGAACGCCGGGAAGGTGGACGAGGCGCTCGCCCTGTTCGACCGGATGAAGAAGAATGGGTTTGTCCCATACACGAACACCTACAATCTTGTCCTCGGCATGCTGGGGAAGAAATCAAGGTTCGCGGCGATGCTAGAGATGCTTGGGGAGATGTCGAGGAGCGGATGCACGCCGAACCGGGTGACATGGAACACGCTGCTGGCGGTCTGCGGGAAGCGAGGCATGGAGAGCTATGTCACTCGGGTGCTTGAGGGGATGAAGTCCTGCAGGGTTGAGCTGTGCCGAGACACCTACAACACATTGATATGTGCTTATGGCCGGTGTGGTTCAAGGGCTAACGCATTCAAGATGTATGATGAAATGACCGCCGCCGGCTTCGCCCCTTGCCTCACCACATACAATGCGTTGCTGAACGTGCTGTCTCGCCAAGGGGATTGGACCGCTGCGCGTTCCATCGTAAGCAAGATGAAGAGCGAGGGTTTCAAGCCAAACGACATGTCATACTCGCTGCTGCTTCAGTGCCACGCAAAGGGGGGAAATGCCGCGGGCATAGAGGCCATCGAGAAGGAAGTCTATCAAGGTACCATCTTCCCGAGCTGGGTCATTCTGAGAACCCTCGTGATCGCCAACTTCAAGTGCCGGCGGCTGGATGGGATCGAGAGGGCGTTCCAGGAGGTGAAGGCCCGGGGTCACAAACCTGACCTCGTCATCCTCAACTCCATGCTGTCAATATATGCGAAGAATGGGATGTACAGCAAGGCAATGGAGATGTACGAGTCGATCGAGCAGTCCGGGCTGAGCCCGGACCTGATCACCTACAACAGCCTGATGGACATGTACGCCAAGAGCAACGAGCCCTGGGAGGCGGAGAAGATCCTGAAGCGGCTCAGGAGCTCCCAGtcccagcagcagcagcagctcaaaCCCGACGTGGTGTCGTACAACACGGTCATCAACGGGTTCTGCAAGGAGGGGCTGATCAAGGAGGCCCAGAGGGTGCTGTCGGAGATGATCGCCGACGGCGTGGCCCCCTGCGTGATCACCTACCACACGCTGGTCGGAGGGTACGCGAGCCGGGAGATGTTTGCCGAGGCGAGGGAGGTGGTCGGGTACATGATCCAGCGCAAGCTGAGGCCCATGGAGCTGACCTACAAGCGGGTGGTGGACAGCTACTGCAGGGCCAAGCGGTACGAGGAGGCCCGCGAGTTCCTCGCCGTGGTCGAGGAGACCGACCCGAAATCCGACCAGAAGCTGCTCGgcgcgctcgccgcccgcgtGGAGAGCGCCCAGTTCGGGGAGATGAGACGGTGA